Proteins encoded in a region of the Streptomyces akebiae genome:
- the gcvP gene encoding aminomethyl-transferring glycine dehydrogenase codes for MTAHRIPLSELEQGIPFERRHIGPDVEARAKMLAHVGYGSLDELTAAAVPDVIKNAEALDLPGARSEAEVLAELRTLADRNQVLGSMIGLGYYGTFTPPVILRNVMENPAWYTAYTPYQPEISQGRLEALLNFQTVVAELTGLPTSGASLLDEGTAAAEAMALSRRMGKNKKGLFLVDADALPQTVAVIETRAEPTGVEVVVADLSEGIPADIAEREINGVLLQYPGASGAVRDLKPVIEQSHELGALVTVAADLLALTLLTSPGELGADIAVGTTQRFGVPMGFGGPHAGYMAVREKFARSLPGRLVGVSVDADGHKAYRLALQTREQHIRREKATSNICTAQVLLAVMAGMYAVYHGPEGLRTIARRTHRYAVVLAAGLAAGGIEVVHGAYFDTLTVRVPGRAGEVVAAAREHGVNLHLVDADLVSISCDETTTRAQLGAVWTAFGVQGDVEALDAEARDALPEALLRSDDYLTHPVFHEYRSETAMLRYLRRLADRDYALDRGMIPLGSCTMKLNATTEMEPVTWPEFGQLHPFAPAGQAQGYLTLIRELEERLAEATGYDRVSLQPNAGSQGELAGLLAVRGYHRANGDAQRTVCLIPSSAHGTNAASAVMAGMKVVVVKTAEDGEIDVEDLRAKIEQYRDELSVLMITYPSTHGVFEEHVADICAQVHDAGGQVYVDGANLNALVGLAKPGHFGGDVSHLNLHKTFCIPHGGGGPGVGPVAVREHLAPYLPNHPLQPAAGPETGVGPISAAPWGSAGILPISWAYVRLMGGEGLKRATQVAVLSANYIAKRLEPHYPVLYTGPGGLVAHEAIVDLRPLAKATGVSVDDIAKRLIDYGFHAPTMSFPVAGTLMIEPTESEDLGELDRFCDAMIAIRAEIEKVASGEWPADDNPLRNAPHTAAALGGEWEHAYTREEAVFPAGVSPADKYWPPVRRIDQAFGDRNLVCSCPPLDAYAE; via the coding sequence ATGACCGCCCATCGCATTCCGCTCTCCGAGCTCGAACAGGGAATCCCCTTCGAGCGGCGCCACATCGGCCCGGACGTCGAGGCCCGGGCCAAGATGCTCGCGCACGTCGGGTACGGCTCGCTCGACGAGCTGACGGCCGCCGCGGTCCCCGATGTGATCAAGAACGCCGAGGCGCTGGATCTGCCGGGCGCCCGCTCCGAGGCCGAGGTACTGGCGGAGCTGCGTACGCTGGCGGACCGCAACCAGGTGCTGGGGTCCATGATCGGACTCGGCTACTACGGGACCTTCACCCCGCCCGTCATTCTGCGGAACGTCATGGAGAACCCGGCCTGGTACACCGCTTACACGCCGTATCAGCCCGAGATCTCCCAGGGGCGGCTGGAGGCGCTGCTCAACTTCCAGACGGTCGTCGCCGAACTGACCGGGCTGCCCACCTCCGGGGCCTCGCTGCTCGACGAGGGCACCGCGGCCGCCGAGGCCATGGCGCTCTCCCGGCGCATGGGGAAGAACAAGAAGGGCCTCTTCCTCGTCGACGCGGACGCGCTGCCGCAGACCGTCGCCGTGATCGAGACACGCGCCGAACCGACCGGGGTCGAGGTCGTCGTCGCGGACCTGAGCGAGGGGATTCCGGCTGACATCGCCGAGCGGGAGATCAACGGGGTGCTGCTGCAGTACCCCGGCGCCTCCGGTGCCGTACGCGATCTGAAGCCGGTCATCGAGCAGTCGCACGAACTCGGCGCGCTCGTCACCGTTGCCGCCGACCTGCTCGCCCTCACTCTGCTGACCTCACCCGGCGAGCTGGGCGCCGACATCGCGGTGGGGACGACACAGCGTTTCGGGGTGCCGATGGGCTTCGGTGGACCGCACGCGGGCTACATGGCGGTGCGGGAGAAGTTCGCGCGCAGCCTGCCCGGGCGGCTCGTGGGCGTCTCCGTGGACGCGGACGGACACAAGGCGTACCGGCTCGCCCTGCAGACGCGGGAGCAGCACATCCGCCGGGAGAAGGCGACCAGCAACATCTGTACGGCTCAGGTGCTGCTCGCCGTGATGGCCGGGATGTACGCCGTGTACCACGGGCCGGAGGGGCTGCGGACCATCGCGCGGCGTACGCACAGGTACGCCGTGGTGCTCGCCGCGGGGCTCGCGGCCGGTGGGATCGAGGTCGTGCACGGCGCGTACTTCGACACGCTCACCGTGCGGGTGCCGGGACGGGCCGGTGAGGTCGTGGCGGCCGCGCGGGAACATGGCGTGAACCTGCACCTCGTGGACGCGGACCTGGTGTCGATCTCCTGCGACGAGACCACGACCAGGGCGCAGCTGGGCGCCGTGTGGACCGCGTTCGGCGTGCAGGGGGATGTCGAGGCCCTGGACGCCGAGGCGCGGGACGCGCTGCCCGAGGCGCTGCTGCGGTCGGACGACTACCTCACCCACCCGGTGTTCCACGAGTACCGCTCCGAGACCGCGATGCTGCGGTATCTGCGCCGGCTCGCCGACCGTGACTACGCGCTGGACCGGGGCATGATCCCGCTGGGCTCCTGCACGATGAAGCTCAACGCGACCACCGAGATGGAGCCGGTGACCTGGCCCGAGTTCGGGCAGCTGCACCCGTTCGCGCCTGCCGGGCAGGCGCAGGGGTACCTCACGCTCATCCGTGAGCTGGAGGAGCGGCTGGCGGAGGCCACCGGGTACGACAGGGTGTCGCTGCAGCCGAACGCGGGCTCGCAGGGTGAGCTGGCCGGGCTGCTGGCCGTACGCGGGTACCACCGGGCCAACGGTGACGCGCAGCGGACCGTGTGCCTCATCCCGTCCTCCGCGCACGGCACCAACGCGGCGAGCGCCGTCATGGCCGGTATGAAGGTCGTCGTGGTGAAGACCGCCGAGGACGGCGAGATCGACGTCGAGGACCTGCGGGCGAAGATCGAGCAGTACCGCGACGAGCTGTCCGTGCTGATGATCACTTACCCGTCGACCCACGGCGTGTTCGAGGAGCACGTGGCCGACATCTGTGCGCAGGTGCACGACGCCGGTGGCCAGGTCTACGTCGACGGGGCCAACCTCAACGCGCTGGTGGGGCTCGCCAAGCCGGGGCACTTCGGCGGCGACGTGTCGCATCTGAACCTGCACAAGACGTTCTGCATCCCGCACGGCGGCGGTGGCCCGGGCGTCGGGCCGGTCGCGGTGCGTGAGCACCTGGCGCCGTACCTGCCCAACCACCCGCTGCAGCCCGCGGCCGGGCCGGAGACCGGTGTGGGCCCGATCTCGGCGGCGCCGTGGGGCTCGGCGGGCATCCTGCCGATCTCGTGGGCCTACGTCCGGCTCATGGGCGGAGAGGGGCTCAAGCGGGCCACTCAGGTGGCCGTGCTCAGCGCCAACTACATCGCCAAGCGGCTTGAGCCGCACTACCCGGTGCTCTACACCGGCCCTGGCGGCCTCGTGGCACACGAGGCCATCGTCGACCTGCGGCCGCTGGCCAAGGCGACCGGGGTGAGCGTCGACGACATCGCCAAGCGGCTGATCGACTACGGCTTCCACGCGCCGACGATGTCGTTCCCGGTGGCCGGGACGTTGATGATCGAGCCGACCGAGTCGGAGGACCTCGGCGAGCTGGACCGGTTCTGCGACGCGATGATCGCGATCCGCGCGGAGATCGAGAAGGTCGCCTCGGGGGAGTGGCCGGCGGACGACAACCCGCTGCGCAACGCGCCGCACACCGCGGCCGCGCTCGGCGGGGAGTGGGAGCACGCCTACACCCGTGAGGAGGCGGTGTTCCCGGCCGGTGTCTCGCCCGCCGACAAGTACTGGCCGCCGGTGCGCCGGATCGATCAGGCCTTCGGCGACCGGAACCTGGTCTGCTCCTGCCCGCCGCTGGACGCCTACGCAGAGTAG
- a CDS encoding DUF5999 family protein, with the protein MCQHQPLCPTAESADREGARLVAHHPEQGWSLLCNGVLLFEDTGELLPDGQIIAPHRPMGTVVTAA; encoded by the coding sequence ATGTGCCAGCACCAGCCACTGTGCCCGACTGCCGAATCCGCCGACCGGGAAGGCGCCCGACTCGTGGCGCACCACCCGGAGCAGGGATGGAGCCTGCTCTGCAACGGCGTTCTGCTCTTCGAGGACACCGGTGAGCTCCTGCCGGACGGCCAGATCATCGCGCCGCACCGCCCGATGGGCACCGTGGTGACAGCCGCCTGA
- a CDS encoding glutamate--cysteine ligase → MGEKVVAGPFGLSDRQQYRDKLRQCLAGLARLLEEKRFDRPKNLMGVEIELNLVDGDGLPRMMNAQVLERIASRDFQTELAMFNLEVNIAPHRLGGRVFDQLSEELRTSLAYADRKAIEVGAGIVMIGILPTLDRDDLVSSNLSAGDRYTLLNDQIVAARGEDFTLDIDGVERLVCTSKSIAPEAACTSVQLHLQVTPGRFADVWNAAQAVAAAQVAIGANSPFLFGHELWRESRPPLFQQSTDTRPPELQAQGVRPRTWFGERWISSAFDLFEENLRFFPALLPICDEEDPMAVLDAGGVPSLAELTLHNGTIYRWNRPVYGIADGVPHLRVENRVLPAGPTITDVIANAAFYYGVVRALAEESRPVWTRLPFEAAAANFDEACRHGIDARLQWPRGRYGGVGPVDAVNLVRDELLPLAEAGLDAWGVEPVDRDFYLGVIEERCRRRTNGASWQVETFHRALAKGLGRDAALAATTRRYGELMHSGEPVHSWPVGLPEPVPLG, encoded by the coding sequence ATGGGAGAGAAGGTCGTGGCGGGGCCGTTCGGCCTCTCCGATCGCCAGCAGTACCGCGACAAGTTGAGGCAGTGCCTGGCGGGGCTGGCGCGGCTGCTGGAGGAGAAGCGGTTCGACCGCCCCAAGAACCTGATGGGTGTGGAGATCGAGCTGAACCTCGTCGACGGCGACGGTCTGCCCAGAATGATGAATGCTCAAGTGCTGGAGCGGATTGCGAGCCGAGATTTCCAAACAGAACTCGCCATGTTCAATCTGGAAGTCAACATTGCTCCACATCGGCTGGGCGGCCGGGTATTCGACCAGCTTTCCGAGGAGTTGCGCACCTCCCTCGCGTATGCCGACCGCAAGGCGATCGAAGTGGGCGCGGGAATCGTGATGATCGGCATTCTGCCCACGTTGGACCGTGACGACCTGGTCTCATCGAACCTCTCCGCGGGCGACCGCTACACCCTGCTGAACGATCAGATCGTCGCCGCCCGGGGCGAGGACTTCACTCTGGACATCGACGGGGTGGAGCGGCTCGTCTGCACCTCGAAGTCCATCGCGCCCGAAGCGGCCTGCACCTCTGTGCAGTTGCACCTCCAGGTCACGCCGGGACGGTTCGCCGACGTGTGGAACGCCGCCCAGGCGGTTGCCGCCGCGCAGGTCGCCATCGGTGCCAACTCGCCGTTCCTGTTCGGGCACGAGCTGTGGCGCGAGTCGCGACCGCCGCTGTTCCAGCAGTCCACCGACACCCGGCCGCCCGAGCTGCAGGCCCAGGGAGTGCGGCCGCGCACCTGGTTCGGGGAACGGTGGATCTCCTCGGCGTTCGACCTCTTCGAGGAGAACCTGCGCTTCTTCCCGGCCCTGCTGCCCATCTGCGACGAAGAGGACCCGATGGCCGTCCTCGACGCGGGCGGCGTGCCCTCACTCGCCGAACTCACCCTGCACAACGGCACGATCTACCGCTGGAACCGGCCCGTCTACGGCATCGCCGACGGGGTCCCGCACCTGCGCGTCGAGAACCGCGTGCTGCCCGCCGGGCCGACCATCACGGACGTGATCGCCAACGCCGCCTTCTACTACGGCGTCGTACGCGCCCTCGCCGAGGAGTCGCGGCCCGTCTGGACACGGCTGCCGTTCGAGGCCGCCGCCGCCAACTTCGACGAGGCCTGCCGGCACGGCATCGACGCGCGGCTCCAGTGGCCGCGCGGCCGCTACGGCGGGGTGGGGCCGGTGGACGCGGTGAACCTCGTACGGGACGAGCTGTTGCCGCTCGCCGAGGCGGGGCTGGACGCGTGGGGGGTCGAGCCGGTCGACCGGGACTTCTACCTCGGTGTGATCGAGGAGCGCTGTCGGCGTCGGACCAACGGGGCGTCCTGGCAGGTCGAAACGTTCCACCGGGCCCTGGCCAAGGGGCTCGGCCGGGACGCGGCGCTGGCCGCCACGACACGGCGCTACGGCGAACTGATGCACTCCGGAGAACCGGTCCACAGCTGGCCGGTCGGGCTGCCGGAGCCGGTGCCGCTGGGCTGA
- a CDS encoding CPBP family intramembrane glutamic endopeptidase, whose product MQGQAESVEGAVPGERPDRRILRDETLLVLALSLGASGVSALISFIGSVTEPGGLKDQAATMNASAAPGRPWLDLAWQLFGITTALVPVALVAHFLLREGTGLRALGFDRTKPWPDLGRGAAIAAVIGSTGIAFYLAARGLGFNLTVVPEALPEVWWKYPVLILSAIQNAVLEEVIVVGYLLRRLQQLGWSPGSALAASSVLRGSYHLYQGIGGFVGNMVMGVVFVYLYRRWGRVGPLVVAHSLLDIGAFVGYGLLAGKVDWLPTP is encoded by the coding sequence GTGCAGGGGCAGGCGGAGTCGGTTGAGGGCGCGGTGCCGGGGGAGCGGCCGGACCGACGGATACTGAGGGACGAGACGCTCCTCGTGCTCGCGCTCTCGCTCGGCGCGAGCGGGGTGTCCGCGCTGATCAGCTTCATCGGATCGGTCACCGAGCCCGGCGGGCTCAAGGACCAGGCGGCCACGATGAACGCTTCGGCCGCGCCGGGCCGGCCCTGGCTCGACCTCGCCTGGCAGCTCTTCGGGATCACGACCGCCCTCGTGCCGGTCGCGCTGGTCGCGCACTTCCTCCTGCGTGAGGGCACCGGGCTGCGGGCCCTCGGCTTCGACCGGACGAAGCCCTGGCCCGACCTCGGCCGGGGCGCGGCGATCGCCGCGGTGATCGGCAGCACCGGGATCGCCTTCTACCTCGCGGCGCGCGGCCTCGGCTTCAACCTCACCGTGGTGCCGGAGGCGCTGCCCGAGGTGTGGTGGAAGTACCCGGTGCTGATCCTCTCCGCGATCCAGAACGCGGTCCTCGAAGAGGTCATCGTGGTCGGGTATCTGCTGCGTCGGCTCCAGCAACTGGGCTGGTCACCGGGGAGCGCGCTGGCCGCCAGTTCGGTGCTGCGGGGCTCGTACCACCTCTATCAGGGCATCGGCGGCTTCGTCGGCAACATGGTGATGGGCGTGGTCTTCGTCTATCTGTACCGGCGGTGGGGGCGAGTGGGCCCGCTGGTGGTGGCCCACTCGCTGCTGGACATCGGGGCGTTCGTCGGCTACGGGCTGCTGGCCGGGAAGGTGGACTGGCTGCCCACGCCGTGA